A genome region from Macrotis lagotis isolate mMagLag1 chromosome 4, bilby.v1.9.chrom.fasta, whole genome shotgun sequence includes the following:
- the RPP25 gene encoding ribonuclease P protein subunit p25, whose amino-acid sequence MENFRKVRTEEADAEAESPGPFADLAPGAVEMKVKEGSKIRNLLGFAAARMEQPATRTIVFSGCGRAVTKTVTCVEILKRRLAGLHQVTRLRYRSLREVWESRPPPPGRPGPSLSVHKNVPALSILLSKDALDPGQPGYQPPEPRPDAQTWPPPAAPRLKRGPGSPAAEERASKRLQGRRRPAAEGEGSRDGTG is encoded by the coding sequence ATGGAGAACTTCAGGAAGGTGCGCACGGAGGAGGCGGACGCGGAGGCGGAGAGCCCGGGGCCCTTCGCCGACCTGGCCCCCGGCGCCGTGGAGATGAAGGTGAAGGAGGGCAGCAAGATCCGCAACTTGCTGGGCTTCGCCGCGGCGCGCATGGAGCAGCCGGCCACCCGCACCATCGTCTTCAGCGGCTGCGGCCGCGCCGTCACCAAGACCGTCACCTGCGTGGAGATTCTCAAGCGGCGCCTGGCCGGCCTGCACCAGGTCACCCGGCTGCGCTACCGGAGCCTCCGCGAGGTCTGGGAGAGCCGCCCGCCGCCGCCCGGCCGGCCCGGCCCCAGCCTCAGCGTGCACAAGAACGTGCCGGCCCTCTCCATCCTCCTCTCCAAGGACGCCCTGGACCCCGGCCAGCCCGGCTACCAGCCCCCCGAGCCCCGGCCCGACGCGCAGACCTGGCCGCCGCCCGCCGCCCCCCGGCTCAAGCGGGGCCCCGGCTCGCCCGCCGCCGAGGAGAGGGCCAGCAAGAGGCTGCAGGGCCGCCGGAGGCCGGCCGCCGAGGGGGAGGGGAGCCGGGACGGGACCGGCTGA